The proteins below come from a single Gloeocapsopsis sp. IPPAS B-1203 genomic window:
- the dacB gene encoding D-alanyl-D-alanine carboxypeptidase/D-alanyl-D-alanine-endopeptidase has product MKLKYISLLLLFFAQFGIKSAIAQTQSAVKQQSLQQLCPAQVATAIENITNRPQFSRLRWGISIQTLSSAQNLYSRDAQKFFIPASNTKLFTTAAALQRLGSQFQIRTSVYGSSDNLRIVGRGDPSFTNTQLQELVQQLSWRGIRQVNQLIAEDSYFQGAVVNPTWEWEDIQADYGAPFGNFILNQNAVELKLLPQQIGQPLRIQWTDPAEAVWWRVENETVTVSAEETSTTSVSRDLKGTVLQIKGNLSVDAEPQSVSLAVVEPTAHFLRRFRLALANAGITTQQLVITRSSQENAQELAAITSPPLAQLLIETNQNSNNLYAEALLRIIARSAAPEAIATSSDSTDHNGLEIVSNTLTTLGVNPNSYVLADGSGLSRHNLASPEALVQTLRVMASSTVYRNSLPVAGISGTLKSRFQNTPAQGILQAKTGSMSGIVTLSGYLNATSYEPLIFSILVNQSNLPAAEIRQTIDEIVILLTRLRQC; this is encoded by the coding sequence GTGAAGCTTAAGTATATTAGCTTATTACTCCTATTTTTTGCTCAATTCGGTATCAAATCTGCAATTGCCCAAACACAAAGTGCAGTTAAACAGCAATCTCTCCAACAGCTTTGCCCTGCACAAGTTGCGACAGCGATTGAGAATATCACTAATCGTCCTCAATTTAGTCGGTTGCGCTGGGGCATTTCCATCCAAACATTGTCTTCTGCACAAAACCTCTATAGCCGAGATGCGCAAAAGTTTTTCATTCCAGCTTCCAATACCAAATTATTTACAACTGCAGCCGCTTTGCAGCGATTGGGTTCGCAATTTCAAATTCGTACCTCAGTTTATGGCAGTAGTGACAATTTACGGATAGTCGGACGCGGAGATCCTAGTTTTACCAACACTCAGCTACAAGAATTAGTTCAACAGTTAAGTTGGCGTGGTATTCGTCAAGTTAACCAACTCATTGCAGAAGATAGTTACTTTCAGGGTGCGGTTGTAAATCCTACTTGGGAATGGGAAGATATTCAAGCAGATTATGGTGCGCCATTTGGTAACTTTATTTTGAATCAAAATGCGGTAGAGCTAAAATTATTGCCGCAACAGATCGGTCAACCCTTAAGAATACAATGGACTGATCCTGCTGAAGCGGTATGGTGGCGCGTTGAAAATGAGACTGTTACAGTTTCTGCAGAGGAAACGTCAACAACGAGTGTCAGCCGCGACTTAAAAGGTACAGTACTTCAGATAAAAGGGAACTTGAGTGTTGATGCTGAACCGCAATCAGTCAGTTTAGCAGTTGTTGAACCGACAGCACATTTTTTACGGCGTTTTCGTCTTGCGTTAGCAAATGCAGGGATTACAACTCAGCAATTAGTTATCACTCGTTCGAGTCAGGAAAATGCGCAGGAACTCGCTGCAATCACATCACCACCGCTAGCCCAACTTTTAATTGAGACAAACCAGAATAGTAATAATCTCTATGCTGAGGCACTATTGAGAATAATTGCGCGTAGCGCCGCGCCAGAGGCGATCGCAACAAGTAGCGACTCTACAGATCATAATGGTTTAGAGATTGTCAGCAATACCTTAACAACATTAGGTGTCAATCCCAATAGTTATGTATTAGCAGATGGATCGGGATTGTCGCGTCATAATCTGGCGAGTCCAGAAGCTTTAGTGCAAACATTAAGAGTTATGGCGAGTTCCACTGTCTACCGTAATTCCTTACCAGTTGCAGGAATCAGTGGTACTTTGAAAAGTCGCTTTCAGAACACCCCCGCGCAAGGCATTCTCCAAGCCAAAACTGGTTCAATGAGCGGTATTGTTACTTTATCAGGATATCTCAATGCGACTAGTTATGAACCATTGATTTTTAGTATTCTTGTGAATCAATCGAATTTACCAGCAGCAGAAATTCGCCAAACAATTGATGAGATTGTGATACTGTTGACTCGATTGCGGCAGTGTTGA
- the ilvB gene encoding biosynthetic-type acetolactate synthase large subunit: MLKPEVSAVPVTAPQRATGGYALIDSLKRHGVTHIFGYPGGAILPIYDELYRAEAAGGIQHILVRHEQGAAHAADGYARATGKVGVCFGTSGPGATNLVTGIATAHMDSIPMVIITGQVARAAIGTDAFQETDIYGITLPIVKHSYVVRDPKDMARIVAEAFYIAGSGRPGPVLIDVPKDVGLEEFDYVPVEPGSVKLPGYRPTVKGNPRQIVQAIDLIRQARQPLLYVGGGAIAANAHAEVKQLAELFHIPVTTTLMGIGAFDEHHPLALGMLGMHGTAYANFAVSECDLLICVGARFDDRVTGKLDEFASHAKVIHVDIDPAEVGKNRTPDVPIVGDVRNVLKELLRRIQAVRISGTPNQTQEWLNRINRWREDYPLVVPHHEHSIAPQEVIFEVGRQAPDAYYTTDVGQHQMWSAQFLKNGPRRWISSAGLGTMGYGLPAAIGAKVALPHEQVICISGDASFQMNLQELGTLAQYGINVKTIIINNGWQGMVRQWQQAFYGERYSSSNMEPSMPDFELLAKAYGIKGIVIHSRDQLQDAIAEMLAHDGPVLVDAHVTRDENCYPMVAPGKSNAQMLGLPERPKEDTVAELIYCSNCGAKNVTTNKFCPECGTKV, encoded by the coding sequence CTGCTCAAGCCAGAAGTCTCAGCAGTACCAGTTACAGCACCACAACGGGCAACAGGCGGTTATGCCCTCATTGACAGTCTCAAACGTCATGGTGTCACCCATATTTTTGGTTATCCTGGTGGGGCAATTCTGCCAATTTACGACGAACTGTATCGCGCCGAAGCTGCTGGGGGAATTCAGCACATTTTGGTAAGACACGAACAAGGTGCAGCTCATGCAGCAGATGGCTATGCGCGTGCTACAGGGAAAGTTGGAGTTTGCTTTGGTACTTCAGGTCCAGGGGCGACGAACTTAGTGACAGGAATCGCCACAGCCCATATGGACTCAATTCCGATGGTGATTATTACAGGGCAAGTCGCGCGGGCAGCAATTGGTACGGATGCATTTCAGGAAACTGATATTTATGGGATTACTTTACCAATAGTTAAGCACTCATATGTCGTGCGCGATCCTAAAGATATGGCGCGAATTGTCGCCGAAGCATTTTATATTGCAGGTAGTGGACGCCCAGGACCTGTTTTGATTGACGTTCCCAAAGATGTCGGGTTAGAAGAGTTTGACTATGTTCCTGTCGAACCAGGAAGTGTCAAGTTACCAGGGTATCGCCCTACAGTGAAAGGGAACCCTCGACAAATCGTGCAAGCAATTGACTTAATTCGTCAGGCACGACAGCCATTATTGTATGTCGGTGGTGGTGCGATCGCAGCTAATGCACACGCTGAGGTGAAACAACTTGCAGAATTATTTCATATTCCCGTAACAACAACATTGATGGGAATTGGTGCGTTTGACGAACACCATCCACTAGCGTTAGGAATGTTGGGGATGCACGGCACAGCTTATGCAAATTTTGCAGTAAGCGAGTGCGATCTACTAATTTGTGTTGGTGCAAGATTTGACGATCGCGTTACAGGGAAGTTAGACGAATTCGCCTCGCACGCTAAAGTTATTCACGTTGATATCGATCCGGCAGAAGTTGGTAAAAATCGCACACCGGATGTCCCCATTGTTGGTGATGTGCGCAATGTCCTGAAGGAATTGTTGCGACGCATTCAAGCTGTGCGAATTTCTGGTACACCTAATCAAACCCAAGAATGGCTTAATCGGATTAACCGCTGGCGCGAAGACTATCCATTAGTCGTACCTCATCACGAGCATAGTATTGCACCTCAAGAAGTCATTTTTGAAGTTGGTCGTCAAGCTCCAGACGCTTACTACACCACAGATGTTGGTCAGCATCAAATGTGGTCCGCACAATTTTTGAAAAATGGTCCGCGTCGCTGGATTTCAAGTGCGGGATTGGGAACTATGGGCTATGGTTTACCTGCTGCTATTGGTGCAAAAGTCGCGTTACCCCACGAGCAAGTGATTTGTATCAGTGGCGATGCAAGTTTCCAGATGAATCTTCAAGAGTTGGGTACACTTGCACAATATGGGATAAATGTCAAGACCATCATTATTAATAATGGTTGGCAAGGTATGGTGCGCCAGTGGCAACAAGCATTTTATGGCGAACGTTACTCTTCTTCAAATATGGAACCATCAATGCCAGATTTTGAGTTGCTGGCAAAAGCGTATGGTATTAAGGGGATAGTCATTCACAGTCGCGATCAATTACAAGATGCGATCGCCGAAATGTTAGCGCATGATGGTCCGGTGTTAGTCGATGCTCATGTTACCAGAGATGAGAATTGCTATCCAATGGTTGCTCCTGGTAAAAGCAATGCCCAAATGCTTGGCTTACCGGAACGCCCAAAGGAGGACACAGTGGCGGAACTTATTTATTGCAGCAATTGTGGTGCAAAGAACGTCACTACCAACAAATTCTGTCCAGAGTGTGGCACTAAAGTGTAA